GGACGTGCGATAGGCGACGGGGGGCGGCGGCGATTTCGACGCCGTCAGCTCAATCGTCTACCGCTGGCAGCGCACGCTCGGACTCGGCGGCGAGATGGTCGCCGAACACCGCGCCGGCACCGATGAAGAGCACGGCAATCATCGGCCCGATCATCGTGGGCATTGTTGCGACCGCGAATAACGCGAACAGCAGATAGCCGATGACGGCGCCTTTGGTGACGTGGCGGCGACGATCGGAGAGTGCCACGCGCGTGCGGGCCAGCAGATTGACGGTCACGAGCACCGCGAGCAGTCCCGCCGCAATGCCGCCACCAATGAACCCGATGTCACCGAAGGCCGCGCCCGGGAGCGCACCGATCGCGGTGCCGATGATGCCGGCGATAGTGACGGCGGTGAAGAGCGCGAGGCGACGGAGTTCGGTCACGGCAGCGCGCCAATCCAATGCGTCACAGGCTTCAACAAAAATTCCTCGAGGGCGATCCCATCGCCTCCCACCATGAGTATGCGTGTCGGCTGAAAGGCTTGGGCAAAGGACGACGTCCCCGCGTGCGCCAGCGGGGCGCGTCCGCTCTTTACCTCGATGGCAGTGAGCGTGCGACCAGCCTGCACGATGAAGTCGACTTCGTGATTGCGTTCGCGCCAGTAGTGCACCGTGCATTCGCCGCGCATGGCGGCATTGGTGAGATGAGCACCGACGGCCGACTCCACTAGTCGCCCCCAGAACTCGCGGTCGGCGCGCGCCTCAGTAAGCGTGAGGCCGCTGGTCACGGTCATGAGTGCGGTGTTCAGCACTTGTAACTTGGGGCTCGACCCGCGGCTTCTGGCCACATCGCCGGCGTACTTGGGCAGTCCGAGCACCATGCCGGCACCGGCCAGCAGGTCGAGATAGTGGGCGAGCGTGGTGGTGTTGCCGGCGTCCTGGAGTTGGCCCAGCATCTTGGTGTAGCTCAAAATCTGCCCCGAGTAGCGGCAGGCGAGCTCGAAGAGACGGCGGAGGAGGGCCGGCTTGTCGACGCGCGTGAGCAGCAGCACGTCGCGCGAGATCGACGTTTCTATGAGGCTATCAGCCACGTAGCGCGCCCAGCGGGTGGGCTCTCCAATCAAGGGCGCCGCGCCCGGATAGCCACCGTAGAACAAGTACTCGTCGAGCGAATAGCCGAACGCGTCGTGCATTTCGGCGAACGACCAGTGGGCCAGAGGGATCGTTTCGAATCGGCCGGCGAGGCTGTCGGCCAGTCCTTGAGCGATGAGCAGCGGGGCCGAGCCGAGGAGCACCACGTGGAGTGGGCGCTTGGCGCGGGTGTCCTCGTCCCAGAGGCGCTTCACCGTGTCGGACCATCCGGGGATCTTCTGGATCTCATCGAGGACTAGCACGGCGCCGTTTGTACGGTTGGTGGAAAGCCGCGCGGCATCCCACTGCTGGGCGATCCAGTCGGTGCCCTTGAGGGTGGGCTCATCGGCGCTGGCGCTCCGCACCGGCACCGTGAGAGCGTCGGTGACCTGCTGGACCATGGTGGTCTTGCCCACTTGCCGAGGGCCGGCGACGACCTGAATGAACCGGCGCGGCTCGGCAAGGCGGTCGGCGAGGGTAGTTGCCGCTTGTCTTTGAAAGGGTGTAGTTTTGCTCACCATATTGAGTAATTCTACTCAATTAACTGAGTAAATCTAGCGCGCCGAAGCCGTTGCTGGGTGGGTCGGAGCATTTCCTTGCTACTAATTTTGGAGAAACTAGTAGCAAGCTAGGACAAGGCTCTTGGGCCAACTCGGGATAGTGGTGCTAACATATTGCGAATCAACAACGTAGGTACATCAGGCCGCCACGCCCCCTCCGGACCCGCATGACCCGCTCCGCTCCCCTCCGCACCCTCGCCGCGCTCGTACTGCTCGTGGGCGCGCTCATCGTGCGGTCGGGGCTCACGCCGGCACCGCTCCCCGAGACGGCACCGGCAGGGGAGTTCTCGAGTAGCCGCGCCCTGCGCCACGTGCGCGCGATCGCCGAGCGTCCGCATCCGAGCGGGAGCGCCGACCACGCCAGGGTGCGTGAGTACATCATGGCCGAGCTGCGCACGCTGGGTCTCGAGCCACAGGTGCAGGAAGCGACGGGCGTGGGCACGCGGTATCCCGCGGCCGGACATGTGAAGAACATCGTGGTGCGCGTACGGGGACGTGTGGCCGGCGGAAAGGCCGTGCTCATTGCCGCGCACTACGACGGCGTGGGTGCGGCCCCTGCCGCCGGCGACGACGGATCCGGATCGGCCGCGCTGCTCGAGACACTGCGTGCGCTGCGGGCCGGCGCGCCGCTCGAACATGACGTGACCGCGCTCTTCACCGACGCCGAAGAATCCGGCCTGCTCGGCGCCGCCGCATTCGTGCGCGAACATCCGTGGGCGCGCGACGTGGCATTGACCATGAACTTCGAAGCGCGCGGTACCACGGGACGTTCGCTGATGTTCGAGACCGGCGCCGGCAACCTCGATGTGGCGCGCGTGCTGGCCACGCTCAACGACGTGACCGCGAGCTCGCTGAGCGTGACCATCTACCGCTCGCTTCCCAACGACACCGATCTCTCCGAGCTCTCGCTGCTCGGCACGCCCGCGCTCAACTTCGCCTTCGTGGACGGTGTGGAGCGCTATCACACGTTCCACGATGACGTCGCGCACCTCGACGCGGGGAGTTTGCAGCATCACGGCACGCAACTCCTCGCGCTCACGAAGACGTTCGGTAGCGGACCACTCCCCCGCCCCGTCACCAGCGACGCGATCTTATTTAACAGTCCGTTCGTTGGCGTTCTGGCGTATCCCGAATCGTACAGTGTGCCGATCGCGCTGGTGGTTGCGGCGGCGGTGATCGGGCTGGCGGTGTTCACGGCGCGCAGCGACAAGAAGTGGGCGCGCGGGATGTTGCTCGGCGCGGTGGCGATGCTCGTTGCGACGGCGCTCGGTGGATTGGCTTCGTCGCAGCTCGCAACTACGATCGAGAAGGTGCACACCGCGACCACTTGGGACGGTCAACCGTCGTGGAGCGGCGCATATGCGTTGGCGTTGGCGATGCTCGCGCTGGCCATTGCTGCCGGCGCGTGGGCGTTGGCGCGACGCTGGGCGACTCGCGACGCGTTGCACGTAGGTGCGCTGGTCGTGTGGGTCGGGATCGCGTGCTTCACCGCCGTGAAGCTGCCCGTTGGCGAGCTATCTGTTCGCGTGGCCCGCGCTCGCGGTCGCGCTTGCCGGTGTGGTCGAGATGGTGATGCGCGACAGCGTGGGTGCGACTGCCGCACGTTGGGTAGCCACGGCGATCGCGGCATCGTTCCTGGTGCCGGTGTGCATCATGGTTGCCGGCTACACACTGCCGCTGGCAGGACCAGGCGGCATTGGTGTCGGCGTGCTCGTGCCGCTGCTGGCGTGGTTGTTGGCGCCGCAACTCGAGTCGCTTGGGGCAGAGCGTCGCTGGCGATCGGCTGGGCTTATTGCGGCGGCGTCACTGGCACTCGTTGCGGCGGGAGCGATGACAGTGCGTCGCGATGACGCGCGGCCCACTACAGAGAACCTCGCGTTCGTGACGTCGGTGGACGCTGATAGCGCGTGGCTTGTCGCGCCGTCGGCGGCGATGCGAGAGGGATCGTTCGCGCTTGCGACACTCGGGGCGTCCGCACGTAGGCTGCCCGCTCAAGCCCAAGCCGATTCGACCATGCAGTGGATTCAGTCGGCGATGAGCACGACGCGGGCGCTTGCCTTGCGCGGCGTGGCGCGTACGATCGCCGAGGGCCCGGAGGTCGCGGTCGTGGCCGACTCCGTCGTGGGCGACCGCCGGAGACTCACACTGCGGTTCACGGCGCCGAGTGTCACGTTGGCGTATCGCGTGAACGGCGCGGCGTACTTGCGGGCGATCGCGATTGACGGGATCGCATTGGACAGCGCGCGGTATCGGCGTGTACCCGATGCGCTATCGATTCCGTTTACCGCGCCGCCGGATTCAGGGTTCACGGCGGTGATCGAGGCGCCGGCGGATTCGGCGGTGGTGCTGCGGTTGGCTGCGGTGACGGCGGGGTTACCGCTGATGCGGGAACTGCGCGTACCGGCGCGACCGGCGGGAATTGTGGCGGTGCAGGGAGGGGATGTTACGGTGCGGTTTCGGTGGGTGGAGGTGGGGCGCTTAATGCAGAAGGATGAGTAGCGCGCGCGTAGGAGAGCAATACAGGATCTGGACGCACGCTCAAATCTGGTAATGGCTTGGAGAGGAATCAGCACCCTATGGAACGGTCAATAGCGGCCTGAGCCACGTGGTGCCATCGTGCGCCTCGTCAGATGTTGCGCCTCGGTTGCGGATTCGACAGCATTGCGACCGTGGTGCACATTTGTAGTCGCCGCCGCGTAGTTACTGAACCGAGCAAATCATGCACCGTACAGAACTTTTGTTTCTATTCGCAGTTGTGAGCTTCAGCGAGGCCGGAGGTACACTCCGCAGATCGAACGCTCCGCGGACTTATCCACCGACGACTGTAACGCGAACATCGATTGCGCAGAGCGCGTCGTCCGGACAGCAACCGATCCTCATCCCAAGAAGCGTCGGTGGCGATCCAGGGAATTACTACCTCATTTCCTCCTCCCGTCGTGGCGAAATAGTCGTAGCACTTCACAAGCGCGTGGGGCCTTCTGGCGTCGGATACACCAGAACAGAAACAAACTGCCGCACCATGCGAATGCGCGAACTCGGATACAGTGAGACGTCTGCTGAGAGCATTGTGCGGAAGCCTACAGAGTGGTTTGAGCTCGTACGGGGATCGAGCAAAAGCGATCTCGCCAGGTTCGTTTGTAGTCGGCGAAAATAGAAGCCGAACCTTGACCTCGCGCATCCGCTGAATGGAGAACGAAGCGCGATGCGAGAACGCATACTTGGAGAATTAACATTGGGGCTCTGGGACAAGATCATCGAGGGCGCCGCCGCGCACGACGCAAAGAGCGCTGAGAATGATGTTCGTCGCGCGGTTGAGCGAAGCCGCGCAATTCTTGCCTCGACCCCTCCCGGCCGAGCGCGGCTTGCGCGGGCGGCGGGCGAACGGGTGTTTCAAATCGATCTACCCCTCAGTACGACTACCGCAGCCGTTGTTCCCATGGTTGGTGCGCTCACAAACAGCACAGGCGCCAATCATGGGAGCACCATTGACTTGATCGAGCGTGAGGGATGGCGGCTTGAGCACGTTGGCTACGTTTTTCGCGCGACGGGTAGCGAGTCTCGTGACAAGTTTCTCGCAAGTGGACAACAAGAGGCGATATCTGGGGAGATCATCGGCATCTATCTCTTTCGCGTCGCGGCGCTCGACGTCGAGGAGATCACTCTCACGGAACAATCGCTTGAGTCGGATGCCCAGCCGCCTATTGAGTCATCCATGCTCGTCGATTCGAGCGGATGGCCTTGATAAATTGTATCGTTGGGATCAGATAGGCTGTTCGCTTTCTGCTTCATAGCGTGGCCCGCGCACGCTCCGTCTACGAATGCGCCCGCCCCGTCACGCGCACGGTCTGCTGCAACGAACCCAAGCCTACGCCGACTCCGCAGTACAGAAACCCACTTTTCGAAACGGGTACTTTGCCATGCGCCGAATGTTTCGCTTGATTTCGATTATCCCCGTACTGCTTTTGACCAGTAGCTTTGCTCTGGTGACGAGCGCGTGCGGCGACACGACAGGACCGAGTGGCGACAAGTGCACAAAGGGTTGTAGCTGCGGTCGGGCGTGCATCGACTGCTCCAAGAACTGCACTAAACTGGCATCCTCGTACTGGACGGGAGTGACACCGGACTCCTTGCTTCCTTAGGGATGAACTGGGCAGGGCCGTCGACAAACGCCTCAACTCGATCCGCTGCTCGACGCTGCAAGTTCGATGATCTTCACAGTGTGGTCGCCCGATTCGGCGGCCACCGTCGTCGATCCGCGACAAATCCATGATGGCGTGTACCGAATCGTGCGTTCCGCCGCCCGTGTTTGTCGCAGAATTCTGGCGACTTGTCTGGGTTGATCTTGGCCGCCAGTCGAGCCGAATCCCTTCAGTTCCTTCCGTTTGAATCCGGCGAAGGCAACGTCTGCCGATTTCGCACGCGACTCGCCAGCGTCACGACGTTCTAGTGCGCAATCGAATCGCGAAACAGTGGGTTGATCGTCGAGTCGTTCACGGCCGGCCGCACCACGCGTTCGCGTAGATTATCGAGGTCGATCGAGCACACCGCGCCGCCGAGGCGGTGAAGAGTTACCGCGAGCAACCCGACACAGCGTTGGCGACGGACGCGTAGAAAGTCGAAGTAGGGTCGCGTCGCGTCGTCGACCGCCGCCGAACTGGTGACGGTGTACTTGCGAGCGTCCAACTATACGACGGCGACGAAGCCCCCGTGACGTGCAAACCTTTCGCTATCGGTTAGCGACCTAGGATGTCTAGAATGCGTTCGAATCGCGCTCGGGCACGCTGCAGAATCTCGCCGAAAGACCACAGGTGAAGGCCCGCGTTCGCTTGTTTTTCGCGAATTGCTAGAACCTCAGAATCGTACTCGCGCCCTACTACATACGTGGTGAAGTTAAGGTTCGGCCGGTGCGCCTTCAGCAGACCCTCATAACCGAGAGCCTGCGTGACGTGCTCCATCCGTATCTTCTCTTTCGGACGTTTGAACTCAATGATTGTCGCCTGATGCCCTTCGTCGCGAGACCGGCAAATCAAATCAGGACGAAGATCTGACTTGTCAGCGTAGAGCTGATCGATCTTTCCGTCGAGGACTACCCTCAGCGGCTTGTCCGATGACCACAGCTCCAGCCCCTCCTTGACGAGCCACAGATTGGCTTCAACAAGCTTGTGCAAATCGATCTCATACGCCTTATCTGAGGACACGAGTTCCTCAAGGCGCGTGATGATGTTTATCTGCGTTTGCACTATGCTGGCAACGCTCGTTAGTTGGGTCAGCCCCCATTCACTCACTAGCGCCGCTAGCTTCTCCGCTTCGTGAACGTCCGCGGCGGCAATTGCATTCATCAGCTCTTTGAGCACGGACGACTCGTAGTAGCGCAGAACCCACTCGATCAGGCTCTTCGCGTCCTCCTCCGATGCGGTCTTTAGCTTCGCGATAATGCCGCGGACCACTGTTGACGCCGTCCCCCGCACATGCGGCGGAAGCTTTTCCAGCCGCGCCTTTACTTCCGGCGACGACATGAGCGTGTCAGTTCGCTTCTTAGTTTCGCCTTCGTCCGCGCCCTGAATCACTTTTCGAACGAACGTCCCCGCCCAGTCATAGAACGCACGAACCGTTTCTGAGTCCTCAAGAAAACCGTCACGCGAGGTCTTGATCAAGTCCTGCCGATCCTGGCCTGGGTCTTCTGGATCCAAGAATTCCGCACGAATTTCGCCGACAATCTTCTCTGCGGTGAAGAAGCCGTGTGCGCGCGTGTCGAGGCTGAATAGCGAAGGCGCTTGGACGATGCGGCCACGGACGCGAACCGACAATCCTGGTCTCTTTTGGCGCGTGGATGCGAGCACGTAAAACCCGGTTACTTGGCCAACTCCGGGCACTTGCTCAGCGAAATCTGTTCGATCTCCAAGGACCTCTTCGGCTGTACATTCGACTCCGTTCACGGTGACCGAAAAGCCGGGACCCATTGGCATGCTACGGTACAGATGTCTTCGGAGACTGTCAGCGCTCGGCATCTTAAGGCCAGCATGTAGCTGGATTAGCTCGATCTTCGTGCCAGGAGCGAGTTCGGAAGGGGTCTGAACTACGTCAATCTTGTGGCCGACGAGCGATTGAACGTTGTCCAATGCGCTCTTATCGATAGTGATCGCCGACTGCAGTCCATCGCTACGCGTCGTAAGTCGGACACGCGAAGCAATTCCAAAACCCGCGAGCTTACCTATTCCCTTACTCCCGATCACGAGCCGCTGCTTCGCGGTTCGCTCACCATCGGCACGTCGATTCCTACCGACGTGCAAAAACTTCTTCGTCAGCGCGGCCGCGGTCATGCCGACTCCGTCATCGGCGATAGAGATGGTGCTACTGTCGTCCAATACGTCAGGGAGTTCGATGACGACGTGCGAAGCGTCCGCGTCATAGGCGTTCGCGACTAGCTCTGCTAGGCACTTTTGTACGCTATTGTATGCCGCGATTCCCAAGTGCTCGAGGATTCGTGGCGAGAAGGAGAACTCTGCTTGAAGTCCAGTCATGATCGCGATTGGTTGGTTTTCTTAACGTCTGCAGCCGCGCAACGATAGTACTCAAACGCACGGTTTCCAATCCTTTACTTACGGCGTGCGTGATCGATCGCTGATTCGATGTGGTCATCAAGCTCCGCTGCAGCAGCGTGCAGGATCCTTCGAATCTCATCAGTCTGCCGCATGAAATCACAGTACTTCTTAAGCGCTTTATGTGGATCGCGCTCGTCTCGTAGCCGCCTAACTCGCTTGCGCCAGCTTGGAATGGGGTCATTCTTCACTGGCCAGTTGTAGTTTTTGCTCAGCCACTCGACAAGCTGGAAGACATTGCTTGCGCGGCTGCCGTTCTCCTTCGCATACGACCTACCTTGCTCCGAAGCCGCCAACTTCCAAACTTGGACGCGGAGGACTGCGCCCTCACGCGACGTACTCTCAGGAGCGTCGTCCGCAAGGAATTGAATCGTGTCATCGGCCCGCTGGACGGTTGACTCCATGTCCGCTGCTAGATCGGAGATTAAGTTGACTTTCATCGACGCGGCTACATCGAAGAGTCGCTGATATGCCGCGTTGAAGCGCTCTTCAGGATGACCTCCGGAGAGTTCACCAAGATATTTTCGCGCGCGATGCGACAGGACATCCGACGTACTCAGGATCCAGAACCGCGGCTTGTAGGCTTTCAGTAACTCGCACGTGATCGTGAGGTAGAAGAGGGTAAGTGAATGAAGTATGCCCTCATGTCGTAGCCCTCGATGATACGCGGTGTTGCGGAACGCGTGGAGATAAAGAATGGATTCGCCGGCAACAGTGCTTAACAGGGCGAGCTTAACCGCCAGTCGAATTTTGTCGGCGAAGTTCTGACCCAGTGCTTCATCAACGACCCGCTGGTCGTACTTCGGTTTGCCAAGCGTAGTCCAGAGACCGTTTTCCGACGCCCGATCCTCTGCGAATCGATGAAGTGTCAGTTCTACAACATTGTCGATAAGCATCAACGCAAAGCGATCAAAGTTTCGATCCTGCACCGCGAGTTGATCCAGAGCTAGATCAAGCTGATCGATCCCGTCCGCGAGAAACTGAATCATTCGATGAGCACGATGACGGACCCTGTTTGACTGAAAATTCCGATCACGCTAGGGGCCTCCTAACGCTCGCGTCCTGCGGCAGACGCCCACACGGACACCAGCGGGGCCTTCGCACCGTCCTTGAGGCTACCGCGAACGCCCCGCGATCGCTATGCGGATCTTCGCAGCGCTTGCCTGCAGCAACGCAATAATATTCCCAACGAGACCCGGCGGCGAGATACTCGTCGAACCCAGCTCCTTCGGAGGCATCCGAGATGTTTTACTCCGGTATCGATCTCCACAAGCGGACCATGGTCATTCAAACCATCGATGCCGCTGGCATCGTGGTGCGGATGGCTGACCTACCGACGAATCGTGCGGCGGTCACCGCCTACTTTGCGACCCTCGACGGCCCGCACCGAGCCGTCTGTGAGTGCACCAGCATGTGGTACTGGGTGCCGGATCTGCTCGTCCCACAGAGCATTGACCTACGCCTTGCCCACGCGAAGGATCTCAAGGCGATCAGCTAAGCGAAGGTGAAGACCGATGCCATGGATGCCGCCACGGTGGCGCAGCTACTGCGCGTGCAACTAATTCCGGAGGCGCACATGATTCGCGTGGGGACCCGCGAAGTGCGCATCCTTTTGCGGGCGCGGTTACTGCTGGTGAGTCGGCGCCTGGAATGCCAGCGAGCTATCGGGGCGATGCTCGAGCAACGCGGCGCTGGCTGCCGCACTGCCGGAGCTGCCGCGCCCGCACGCGGAGCTACACGAGGCACAACACACACTGCTCAAGACGCAGATTTGCCGCCTCGATCACGAACTCCGCTATTGCGTCCTGGCGACGCCGGAAGCGCAGCGCCTTGCGAGTGTGAATGGTATCGGCAAGATCGTCGCGTACCCCCTGCCGCCCGAGATCGATGGTATCACGCGCTTTCCCAGCGTCCGTCATTCCCTTCCTATTTGCCGCTTCGTGCCTGGCTCCCACGACTCCGGTGGCAAGACTCGGCACTGGCGCTGACGCGACGGCAATCGCTATCGCAAGCTCGCGTTTCACCACGCCGCGATCCGCGCGATGCAGTATTTCCCAGAGGTGAAGGCCGAGTTTCAGCACTGGAAGCGGCGCAAAGGCAAGCCGATTGCCCGCGCGTTGATTGTGAAGGAACTTGCCGCGATCGTCTACGCGATGCTGTCGAAAGGCGAACCCTTCAACAAGCAATTCCATGGACACCCCGTAGCCACCACGGAGCGCTCCACGTGGCCCCGCCTGCCAGACCCGCCCGCCTAACTGATGCCCTTGAGGACCTCCGAAACGATTGGGGAGGCGGCATGTCGACCGTGAACATCTGAGCCCACGGGCTCGTAGGACTGTGTGATCGCCGCGCGCATGTGGACGAGCAAATCGATGACACGCGCCGTGCCATGGCAGATTATTAAACAACGCTGGTGCGCGAACAACACTACTCACGCACCAAGCACACTCGCGTGCCCTTGACACGAAACGTGTTAGGACGGTCAGGCCGCGTTCGCCATGACCCGGATTGCTCCAACAATGCTCGAGAGACATGACGGGACGATCCCGGCTGCGGCCGCACTCTCGAGAAGCCTCTGAACGACAAGCGGGTTCTTCATGCCGTCTGCTCTCTTGGACAGTCCAAACTCCTGCAAGGCGGCGTCGATGCAGTTTTGGAACAGCTCCGCACCGATGTCGGCTTTCAGGGATTCCTCCATATTCTTCGGATAGCAGGCGTATGTCTCCGCCACAGTGAACGGAGGCCAGTCAACTTCGGGGATACCGAGAAGCCGCTGCAATCGAAGGTTGTCCTCCGCGCTCGCGCCAGATTTCCCTTGATCTCCATCCCAGACGGCGTAGATGGGAATCCCGATTGAGCTGAACACAGCATACGGGCGGAGCATTCCTGATTTGCCGATACAAGGCACGACTGCGCATCCTGCCGCATCGAGTGAAAAGCCGACTCGGGCCGCTTGCGCCAGTATTGCGGCGCGATCGCTCTCGCCTTCAACCAGAACCACGCAATCGGCGAAGAAGCCCTCGTTGACAATCGGCGTCATCAACGCCGCCATTCGCGCTCGTTCGCCAGCCGCTGTGAATGGAGATCCACTGCTACCGAATGCCACCCACATACGCTGCGCGACGTCCGAAGCATCTGCTCGTGCCAAAATGGTTCTCGACCGAGCGGGCTCACTCGACGACGCCTTCTTCCTCAGGACCCGCACGTCATCGAATCGATCAATTCCAACAAGGAGTGGCGAATGTGTTGAGTACAGAATCTGGGCGCCGTGCGCAGAACTTCCTCCGGCGCCATGCGCGAGCCGGCGGAGCATTTCGGCGATGTGCCGCTGACGACTTGGGTGCTGGTAGAGTTCCGGCTCCTCGAACGCGATCACCAGTGAAGGGTCCGTCTGGCCCCCTTCGTCTGCAGCGACTGCGGACACGGCAAGCTTCTGTAAGACCGAAAGAACGAAAGCGCGCTGCAGACCGTGTCCAACTTTGTCAACGGGCGCCTCGAAGGCATCTTCGACGAGCGCGACGTCTGCGGTTGGCAGAGGAACCTCCAAGGTTCCTAGTGCCTTCCACCGCAGCGCAAGCCCCGTGTTGGGAGCAAAGGATGCCAACGTCTGAGCGAGATCAGCTTGAAGAGTATTGAGCTCCGGCACTGCGTCGGGCGATAGCAGATCGGCGTACTTCTGCTGCATGTCAGCTCTAAAGGCCGTGATATCAGCCCGGTTTCCGAGTGTCGACCTGACCAAGAGATCAATCAGCTGCGTGAGCGGTGATCCACGCCCTTCAACTGCAAACTGACCAGCGTCACGAACAGCCGGAATCGACAGAAGTCTCGTGAAGCGACCAAGGTAGCCTTGACCAACTCCCTTGAATCCGAAGAACTGACCATCGTCACGGTCTCTCTCCAGCGATTCTGGATGAGCCGCCTCCCAGTCTTCGAGTGCTTGGGCGCCTTGAGCTTGGTTCTGCCAAGCCGGTAGTTCGGAAAAGTCCGCTGTTGATCGGAGCGCGTTGTAGGCGGTCTTACGGTCTGTCGCTGACTCGGCGCGTCGAAAGCCGCCGAATGCCGCCCGCACTAGACGCGATCCGTGATACTTCGCCGTAGTGCGTCCCGCATCCGCAACAATCACTACATCGACCTGCAGTTGGCCGCCGACCATATACGGGCCGAACAACGATTGGGCTTCGGCTGGCAAGCCCTCGTACGTAACCCCGATAGCAATCGGTGAAGACGTGTCATTGTGGTGAAAGTCGCTCCCCGATATACCTTGACCTCCGCTGTAAAAGGCCTCGAGCGCACGCAGAATGCAAGACTTTCCCGCCCCATTGCGACCGACGAGCGCCGTTAAGTCACTGCAAGGAATATCTAGCTCTTCAATCGAACGGAAATGGCGGATTCGGATGGCAGAGATGCGCATTGCCTATTGGTGAAGAGTCGCGGGGTGTCGAGCAGGTCAGGTGGATTCCAATCGCAGCAGGCAGTGGCGCGGATTGCTTCGCCGCGCCAACCGGTGAGGCTACTTCTCGTTCCTTGCGAATAACTTGCGCACATACTTGTTGATGTACGTATTCAATCCTTCTCCTCGCGCAGCGAGCTCCTTCATCGCTTCGATATGCTCCCTACCAGCGCTGGCATCCGTGTACAGATAGACTGATCCTTTACTAAACTGCACACGGATGAAGTCATCGCCAGTCTCGTACGCGTCTACGCCTGAATCTCCATTCAAATCGCGATAAACCTGCAATGTGCGGCGCTCCTTGCGAGAGAAGTGATTGCGTTGCTAGTGTCGCAGCCAAGCTTATTCCATGTTCGATCGCGCCGTGAGCGCTTGCGCATTCGCTGGCCAGCCTATCGCGCGCTTAGAAACACTGTGGGCGGCCGAGCGGCCTGACGCTCGCGTTCTCTTGCGGGGCCCTTCACAAAACGCGAACAGGGAGCACTCCGCAATGGCCCTGTCAAGAGTAATGCAAGGCTAGCATGCGTCCATGTATCAGGACTAGTCGCCCTTCGCCTTGGCAGGCTCTGAGATGTGACGGAGCGCCTTCCTGTCGAAGGTCGCCTCACCTCCGGGCAACGCAATACGAAGACTAGACGCTGAACCGAGTACTGCAGCCGCGATATCCTCTGCGGGATGTTGGACGCGCGCGTTGTCTGACTCCACCGAAAAGAGATTTCTCGACAGCTGTAGTACGAGCTCCGGGGGAATCTGCGAGCCCTTCTTTTCCTGCCACTCAAGAGCCATCTCGACAAGCCAACTTGCGCGATCCATGTCGAGCTCGAGCCTCTTGAGCTTGAACTCCTCTGCGGCGTGTCGTTCAGACCACGAATCAGCCCATCTTATGTAGTAGACGACTGCCGCGATGAAGGCGAAGGCGCTTATGAGTCCGCGACTCGCAATTGTCGTCAGCCACCAATTCGGCTGTGTGCTTGCATCGAAGAGACGCACGGCCTCCCAGATGTTGATCGTTGCGACGGCGAGTGTGAACAGAAGCAACAACCAAAACGCAGTTTGAACGACCCCCCGCTTTGCTCCTGTCTCTGGGGTCAACGAAAATGACTCTGCGCGTTCGGCAAACTTCGCCTTAAGTTCCTTGTGGATTTCTCGTCGCGCGTGCGTGTTAGTTCGATCGTCGAGCGTCGCCTCGCGCGCCGAGAGAGCGTGATCCTTCTCCCTAAGCTCGTTATCGCGCGCATCGAGCA
This region of Gemmatimonas groenlandica genomic DNA includes:
- a CDS encoding ATP-dependent nuclease produces the protein MRISAIRIRHFRSIEELDIPCSDLTALVGRNGAGKSCILRALEAFYSGGQGISGSDFHHNDTSSPIAIGVTYEGLPAEAQSLFGPYMVGGQLQVDVVIVADAGRTTAKYHGSRLVRAAFGGFRRAESATDRKTAYNALRSTADFSELPAWQNQAQGAQALEDWEAAHPESLERDRDDGQFFGFKGVGQGYLGRFTRLLSIPAVRDAGQFAVEGRGSPLTQLIDLLVRSTLGNRADITAFRADMQQKYADLLSPDAVPELNTLQADLAQTLASFAPNTGLALRWKALGTLEVPLPTADVALVEDAFEAPVDKVGHGLQRAFVLSVLQKLAVSAVAADEGGQTDPSLVIAFEEPELYQHPSRQRHIAEMLRRLAHGAGGSSAHGAQILYSTHSPLLVGIDRFDDVRVLRKKASSSEPARSRTILARADASDVAQRMWVAFGSSGSPFTAAGERARMAALMTPIVNEGFFADCVVLVEGESDRAAILAQAARVGFSLDAAGCAVVPCIGKSGMLRPYAVFSSIGIPIYAVWDGDQGKSGASAEDNLRLQRLLGIPEVDWPPFTVAETYACYPKNMEESLKADIGAELFQNCIDAALQEFGLSKRADGMKNPLVVQRLLESAAAAGIVPSCLSSIVGAIRVMANAA